The Limanda limanda chromosome 13, fLimLim1.1, whole genome shotgun sequence genome has a window encoding:
- the tgm1l1 gene encoding protein-glutamine gamma-glutamyltransferase K: protein MPSERLTVRGVSEVGRFPGAAPPTRVEYSIQKEGEKKPEDGSCRRWFKKMCPCCCKRQNSTSYDITDKIELVKPPAPEPAKPKPENGEAKEMEEIKLSVRSVDQLSSKTGQNRQEHHTDLYHGDELIIRRGQTFQIDLELNRPFNAETDKMHLDLKTGPLPMVSKGTHIVIPLVDHLEDERWEAKIVAANGTKVKLSVNSPASAVIGLYGLSVVTSSMKGEAATTYNANKNIVMLFNPWCEEDTVFLDDEEERMEYVLNDTGRIYYGTEKQIGNRTWNFGQFHEGILDACLFILEKSDMPPSGRGDSVNVVRVLSALINAQDDYGVLVGNWSGKYSDGVSPAAWSSSVEILRKYHSTSGTPVSYGQCWVFSGVTTTVLRCLGIPARSVTNFQSAHDTDVSLTTDVYFDEDAEPIDYLNSDSVWNFHVWNDCWMARPDLPPGHGGWQAVDSTPQETSQGTFRCGPASVNAIRSGQVYLKHDTPFVFAEVNSDKIYWKRNLDGTFDQFHIEKKAVGHCISTKAVGSEEREDITHLYKHQEGSEEERIAVETASRYGSKPEVYSTPMAEDVVVEVRMEGEGPRMGADAKLSILVKNLSSEPRQTNLHSQVAVMYYTGVLKGALKKEQIPVELLPNEEKTIEWVLPYQQYQNELMDQAALMLTLSGRVSETQQLLANMTSFRLRTPDLNITPLGEAVVGKEMAAKITFTNPLPRALKDVVFRVEGLGLQKGHEVVVGDVSGHSTVTLTEHFIPTQPGPRKLVASLDCKQLTQVHGVADIIVLENKMEHVAL from the exons ATGCCAAGCGAGCGGTTGACAGTCAGGGGCGTGTCGGAGGTAGGGCGCTTCCCCGGAGCAGCCCCGCCCACCAGGGTGGAGTACAGCATTcagaaagagggggagaagaaACCGGAAGATGGATCCTGTCGACGATGGTTCAAGAAGATGTGTCCGTGCTGCTGTAAGCGCCAGAACAGCACCTCCTATGATATCACAGACAAGATTGAATTGGTCAAACCTCCGGCCCCAGAGCCCGCCAAGCCAAAGCCTGAGAATGGAGAAGCAAAGGAGATGGAAG AAATAAAGCTGTCGGTGCGTTCTGTTGACCAGCTGAGCTCCAAGACAGGTCAGAACAGACAGGAGCACCACACGGACTTGTATCACGGTGACGAGCTGATCATCCGCAGAGGACAGACCTTCCAGATTGATCTGGAGCTCAACAGGCCCTTCAATGCTGAAACTGACAAAATGCATCTGGATCTGAAAACAG GTCCCCTGCCCATGGTGTCCAAAGGCACCCACATCGTCATTCCTCTGGTGGATCACCTGGAGGATGAGCGCTGGGAGGCAAAGATCGTAGCGGCGAACGGCACCAAGGTCAAGTTGTCTGTCAACTCTCCAGCCAGCGCTGTGATTGGCCTGTACGGGCTCAGCGTGGTGACTTCCTCTATGAAGGGAGAGGCCGCAACTACCTACAACGCCAACAAGAACATCGTCATGCTCTTCAACCCTTGGTGTGAAG AGGATACAGTGTTCctggatgatgaggaggagaggatggagtaTGTGCTGAATGACACTGGGAGGATTTACTACGGCACAGAGAAACAAATTGGGAACCGGACATGGAACTTTGGACAG TTCCATGAAGGAATCCTGGATGCGTGTCTGTTCATCCTGGAGAAGAGTGACATGCCTCCGTCTGGTCGAGGGGATTCTGTCAATGTGGTCAGGGTCTTATCTGCCTTG ATTAACGCTCAGGATGACTATGGGGTTCTGGTCGGGAACTGGTCTGGGAAATACTCCGACGGAGTCTCTCCTGCGGCGTGGAGCAGCAGCGTGGAGATCCTGAGGAAGTACCACTCCACCAGCGGCACGCCTGTGTCATATGGACAGTGCTGGGTCTTTTCTGGGGTCACCACAACAG TGTTGCGGTGTCTTGGAATACCAGCCCGCAGCGTGACCAACTTCCAGTCCGCTCACGATACTGACGTGTCCCTCACCACCGATGTGTATTTCGATGAGGATGCGGAGCCGATCGACTACCTCAATAGTGATTCCGTCTG GAATTTCCACGTATGGAACGACTGCTGGATGGCCAGACCGGACCTGCCTCCTGGCCATGGAGGCTGGCAGGCTGTTGACTCCACTCCACAGGAAACAAGTCAGGGCACCTTCCGCTGTGGACCCGCATCCGTCAACGCCATCCGTTCCGGCCAAGTCTACCTCAAACATGACACGCCTTTTGTGTTCGCTGAG GTCAACAGTGATAAAATCTACTGGAAGAGGAACCTGGATGGCACGTTCGACCAGTTCCACATTGAGAAGAAAGCTGTTGGCCACTGCATCAGCACCAAAGCCGTAGGCTCTGAAGAGCGGGAGGACATCACACACCTGTACAAACACCAAGAAG GTTCAGAGGAGGAACGCATCGCTGTGGAGACCGCCAGTCGCTATGGCAGCAAGCCAGAAGTCTACTCCACGCCCATGGCCGAGGATGTAGTCgtggaggtgaggatggagggCGAGGGGCCGAGAATGGGCGCGGATGCTAAGCTGAGCATCTTGGTGAAGAACTTGAGCTCGGAGCCCCGTCAGACAAACCTACATAGCCAGGTGGCCGTAATGTACTACACCGGTGTGCTGAAGGGCGCCCTCAAGAAGGAGCAGATTCCTGTGGAGCTTTTGCCCAATGAAG AAAAAACCATTGAGTGGGTGCTGCCCTACCAGCAGTACCAGAACGAGCTGATGGATCAGGCCGCCCTGATGTTGACCCTTTCTGGAAGAGTCAGCGAGACACAGCAATTGTTGGCGAACATGACCTCGTTCAGGCTCCGCACCCCTGACCTCAACATCACG CCTTTGGGAGAAGCTGTTGTTGGCAAGGAGATGGCAGCAAAGATCACCTTCACCAACCCCCTCCCGCGTGCACTGAAGGACGTGGTGTTCAGAGTGGAAGGCCTGGGTCTACAAAAGGGCCATGAAGTGGTTGTAGG TGACGTAAGTGGTCACTCCACGGTGACACTGACAGAGCACTTCATCCCAACCCAGCCGGGACCCAGGAAGCTGGTGGCGTCCCTCGACTGCAAACAGCTCACACAAGTGCACGGAGTGGCTGATATCATCGTTCTTGAAAATAAGATGGAGCATGTGGCCTTATAA